The bacterium genome segment TACCCGGACAGGCTCAGCGGCGCACAGCTGCCGCTTACGTTGCGCATCCATCGCGTTGTCGAAGCCTACGTTGCGATGCGGTCTGACCGGCCTTTTAGACCTGCACTTAACTCCCAGCAAGCACGAAACGAATTGATGGAATACGCGGGCGTTCAGTTTGACTCTGATGTGGTTGAGAGGTTTCTCGCTCTGCTGCAAGAACAGCCCGCTCTTGATGATCTATGTTCACACAGGTTGTTTAGTAGCAACAGTGCTGAGGAGTAGCTGCGTTCCTGGCTCAGCCTTGGCCTGCGCTTGATCCAGACGGATTAGCCTGTCCAAAATGAGAGCTTCGCCTGGCTCTCAAGTCTGCTATATTACGTTGGTCGAGGGAGGCTCAAGTGCGTCGAGACGCGAGGGATTATATGTTTTTGGGCGTCAACCTCGGGACGAGTTTGAGCAACGAGCCGTGGCGTCGCCGAGGGACCGCTCGTAGGCGCTGGCTGAACGGAAAGATCGGTTATATAAGGAGAGTGGGACACTTAGGTCAAACAGTATGAA includes the following:
- a CDS encoding HD domain-containing phosphohydrolase; this translates as YPDRLSGAQLPLTLRIHRVVEAYVAMRSDRPFRPALNSQQARNELMEYAGVQFDSDVVERFLALLQEQPALDDLCSHRLFSSNSAEE